A region of the Thermoanaerobaculia bacterium genome:
ACCGGCGTCGGCCTTTCGCTCTCGATGCAGGGCGGGGACGCGGTCGCCGCCTGCTTCTTCGGCGATGGGGCCGCCTGCGAGGGGATCTTTCACGAGTCGGTGAACCTCGCCGCCGTCTGGAACCTCCCCGTCCTCTACGTTTGCGAGAACAACCAGTGGCAGGCGTACGTGCGCCGGAAAGAGACGATGCTGATCGATCACATCAGCGAGCGCGCGGCCGGCTACGGGATCGAGGGGCGGACGGTCGACGGCAACGACGTCGAGGCCGTTCACGCGGCCGCGTCGGAGGCGATCGCCGCGATCCGGAAAACGCGCCGGCCCTTCCTGCTCGAGACTTACACGTATCGCCTCCGCGGCCACTTCGAGCCGGACGACCAGTCGTACGTGGACGCGGCCGAGCTCGCCGGCTGGAAGGCGCGCGACCCGATCGCGACGCTGCGCAAGCGCCTGCTCGAGCGCGGCGAGGCGACCGAGGCGTCCCTCGACGCGATCGCCGGCGGCGTCCGCGAGAAGATCGAAGCCGCCGCGCAGTTCGCGGCGAGCTCGCCGTTTCCCGCGCCCGAAGAGGTTCTCACGGACGTCTACGCCTGACCGGGAACGAAGGAGAAATCGTCATGCCCAGGACCACCCCCATGCAGGCCATCGGAGAAGCGATCGCCGAGGAGATGCGACTCGACCCACGCGTCGTGATGTTCGGGGAAGGAGTCGCGACGAAGCGGCGCGAGCTCGTCGAGGAGTTCGGCGCCGCGCGCGTCCGCAACACGCCGCTCGCCGAAGGCATCATCGCCGGGACCGCGGCGGGCGCGGCCGCGACGGGGCTCCGGCCGATCATCGACCTGCTCTTCGCTCCGTTCATCTGCTTCTCGATGGACGAGATCGTCAACAGCGCCGGAAAGCTCCGCTACATCTCGGGGGGACAGTTCTCGTTCCCGCTCGTCGCTCTCGCGATGACCGGCTGCGGCTGGACGGTCGGCGCCCAGCACAACCACAACATCGAGGCGTGGTTCGCCCACGCTCCCGGGCTGAAAGTCGTCATGCCGTCGAACGCGGCCGACTTCAAGGGGCTGCTGAAGGCAGCGATCCGCGACGAGAATCCGGTCATGTTCTTCGCGGACATGGGACTCCTCCACTCGGAGGGCGAGGTGCCGGACGATCAACCCGCCGTCCCGATCGGGAAGGCCGCCGTCGTCCGCGCCGGAACCGACGTCACGCTCGTCGCCTACGCGAAGATGGTCCCCGCCTGCCTCGCCGCGGCCGAGACGCTCGCGTCGCAGGGCGTCTCCGCCGAGGTGGTCGACCTGCGTTCGGTGAAGCCCTGGGACGAGCAGGCCGTCCTCGCTTCCGTCGGAAAGACGGGCCGGCTCGTCGTCGCCCACGAGGCGAGCCGCACCTGCGGTGTCGGCGCCGAGGTCGCCGCGACCGTCGCGGAGAAGGCGTTCGACGAGCTGAAAGCGCCGATCGTCCGGGTCACCGGTCCGGATACTCCGGCGCCGTCGAGCTGGGCCCTCGAGCAGGCGTTCGTGCCGCAGCCGGCGGCGATCGTCGAAGCGGCGCTCGGTCTGACCCGAAAGGGACGCGAGGAAGGCACCGCCGCCTAACCGGCTACTTCTTCTCGGCCTCGCGGATCCGTTCGTCCACCGCGCGCCGCATCTCCTCGTTCGAGATGTCCTTGACGTGCGTCGAGACGTACCACGAGTGGCCGAAGGGATCGGTGAACCCGCCCGAACGGTCGCCGTAGAACTGGTCGGCCGGCGGGCGAGTGACCTTCGCGCCCGCCGCGGCGGCCCGCTCGATCACCGCGTCGCAGTCGTCGACGTACAGGAGCAGGCTGATCGGACTCGGCGTCCCCGGCCGCGGCCCGAGGGCTCCCATCTCCGGATGCTCGTCGGCGAGCATCAGGTGCGAATCGCCGATGCGCACCTCGGCGTGTCCGATGCGGCCGTTCGGAGCGGGCATGCGCATCACCTCCACGGCGCCGAGCGCCTTCACGTAGAACTCGATCGCCTTCGCCGCTCCGTCGACGATGAGGTAGGGCGTGAGCGAGTGGTACCCCTCGGGAATGGGTTTGACGGCCATGGTTCGTCTCCTTCCGTACCGATTCTAACGGCCCCGCAGAGGGCTCGATCGCGCCGCCGGCTTCCACGATGCCTCGCGACACCCG
Encoded here:
- a CDS encoding thiamine pyrophosphate-dependent dehydrogenase E1 component subunit alpha, which codes for MKPIAMLERMMLIRAFEEKNVALQAEGKAAGTCTSVGQEASAVGVVFALEPKDLILTNHRSAGHLLARGADAGRMMAEIGGRATGYCKGKSGTLHISVKDLGVILTSTIVGGELSLATGVGLSLSMQGGDAVAACFFGDGAACEGIFHESVNLAAVWNLPVLYVCENNQWQAYVRRKETMLIDHISERAAGYGIEGRTVDGNDVEAVHAAASEAIAAIRKTRRPFLLETYTYRLRGHFEPDDQSYVDAAELAGWKARDPIATLRKRLLERGEATEASLDAIAGGVREKIEAAAQFAASSPFPAPEEVLTDVYA
- a CDS encoding transketolase C-terminal domain-containing protein, which produces MPRTTPMQAIGEAIAEEMRLDPRVVMFGEGVATKRRELVEEFGAARVRNTPLAEGIIAGTAAGAAATGLRPIIDLLFAPFICFSMDEIVNSAGKLRYISGGQFSFPLVALAMTGCGWTVGAQHNHNIEAWFAHAPGLKVVMPSNAADFKGLLKAAIRDENPVMFFADMGLLHSEGEVPDDQPAVPIGKAAVVRAGTDVTLVAYAKMVPACLAAAETLASQGVSAEVVDLRSVKPWDEQAVLASVGKTGRLVVAHEASRTCGVGAEVAATVAEKAFDELKAPIVRVTGPDTPAPSSWALEQAFVPQPAAIVEAALGLTRKGREEGTAA
- a CDS encoding VOC family protein, which gives rise to MAVKPIPEGYHSLTPYLIVDGAAKAIEFYVKALGAVEVMRMPAPNGRIGHAEVRIGDSHLMLADEHPEMGALGPRPGTPSPISLLLYVDDCDAVIERAAAAGAKVTRPPADQFYGDRSGGFTDPFGHSWYVSTHVKDISNEEMRRAVDERIREAEKK